From Chiloscyllium punctatum isolate Juve2018m chromosome 36, sChiPun1.3, whole genome shotgun sequence, the proteins below share one genomic window:
- the LOC140460531 gene encoding uncharacterized protein — protein MEKPEETQPVEKPWKCGDCGKGFRVPSVLAAHQCNHTGKRPFSSRERAKGFTCSCVLLAHQHIHTGERTSYCSVCGKGFTWVDNLQTHQQFHTGERLFSCHECGKAFSNSSDLLKHRRVHTGERPFSCPECGKAFSDSSNLLRHRRVHTGERPFSCPECGKAFSNSSNLLAHQQVHTGERPFSCPECGKAFSKSSNLLAHQRVHTGERPFSCPECGKAFSNSSDLLRHRRIHTGERPFACPECGKAFSNSSDLLSHRRVHTRERPFSCPECGKGFTRSSKLLAHQWVHTGEKPFACPDCGRRFTLSCNLQRHQRGHQCIQQSDSTSDAAVGHPQG, from the coding sequence atggagaaacccgaggaaaCACAACCTGTTgagaaaccatggaagtgtggcgactgtgggaaggGCTTCCGTGTCCCATCTGTCCTGGCGGCTCATCAGTGCAATCACACTGGGAAGAGGCCGTTCTCCAGCCGCGAGCGGGCAAAGGGCTTTACCTGCTCTTGTGTCCTGCTGGCCCACCAGCATATACACACTGGTGAGAGGACGTCTTACTGCTCCGTATGCGGGAAAGGGTTCACTTGGGTGGACAACCTCCAGACCCACCAGCAattccacacaggggagaggctctTCAGTTGCCACGAGTGCGGgaaagccttcagcaattcctccgacctgctgaagcaccggcgagtccacacgggggagaggccattcagctgccccgaatgcgggaaggccttcagcgactcctccaacctgctgaggcaccggcgggtccacacgggggagaggcccttcagctgcccagagtgtgggaaggccttcagcaattcctccaacctgctggcccatcagcaggtccacacgggggagaggcccttcagctgcccagagtgtgggaaggccttcagtaaatcctccaacctgctggcccatcagcgggtccacacgggggagaggcccttcagctgcccagagtgcgggaaggccttcagcaattcctccgacctgctgagacaccggcgaatccacacaggggagaggccattcgcctgccctgagtgtggtaaggccttcagcaattcctctgacctgttgtcccaccggcgggtccacaccagggaaaggccattcagctgccccgagtgtgggaaggggttcaccCGCTCCTCCAAACTGCTGgcccaccaatgggtccacaccggggagaagccgtttgCCTGCCCCGACTGTGGGCGGAGGTTCACATTGTCCTGCAACTTGCAgaggcaccagcgggggcaccagtgcATCCAACAATCAGATTCCACCAGTGACGCTGCAGTGGGTCACCCACAGGGCTGA
- the LOC140460530 gene encoding uncharacterized protein, translating to MVKPEESHTVEKPWKCCDCGRGFHAPSVLEIHRRSHTGERPFSCPECGKGFTCSSHLLDHRRVHTREKPFSCPECGKGFTYSSHLLAHQRVHAGERPFPCSECGKAFSKSSDLLKHQRVHRGERPFSCPECRKAFSDSSTLQRHQWVHTGERPFSCPECRKGFTRSSALLTHLRVHTGEKPFSCPECGMAFSRSSHLLRHQRVHTGERPFSCLQCGKCFTQPSNLLTHQRIHTCEKPFSCPKCGKGFAVSSNLVAHLRVHTGERPFSCPECRKTFSNSSALLRHQRVHTGEKPFFCPECGKGFTRSSTLMTHRRVHTGERPFSCPECRKDFSDSSALLKHQRVHTGERPFSCPECGKRFTFSRNLRKHQRGHQRSQQSDSAADGAMIPPQD from the coding sequence ATGGTGAAACCAGAGGAATCCCACAccgtggagaaaccgtggaagtgttgTGACTGCGGGAGAGGCTTCCATGCCCCATCTGTCCTGGAGATTCATCGGCGAAGTCACACTGGGGaaaggccattctcctgccccgagtgcgggaaaggctttacctgctcctcccacctgctggaCCACCGCCGAGTCCACACCAGAGagaagccattctcctgccctgagtgtgggaagggcttcacctactcctcccacctgctggcccaccagcgCGTCCAcgccggggagaggcccttcccctgctcagagtgtgggaaggccttcagcaaatcctcggacctgctgaagcaccaacgggtccacagaggggagaggccattcagctgccctgagtgcaggaaggccttcagtgattcctctacCCTgcagagacaccagtgggtccacaccggggaaaggccgttctcctgccctgagtgcaggaagggctttacccgctcTTCTGCTCTGCTGACCCATCTGCGGGTCCACACGGgtgagaagcccttcagctgccccgagtgtgggatggccttcagcaggtcttcccacctgctgaggcaccagcgggtccacactggggagaggccattctcctgcctccaGTGTGGAAAGTGCTTTACCCAgccctccaacctgctgacccaccagcggatccacacctgTGAGAAACCGTTCTCCtgccccaagtgcgggaagggctttgctGTTTCCTCTAACCTCGTGGCCCACctgcgggtccacacaggggagaggccattcagttgTCCCGAGTGCAGGaagaccttcagcaattcctctgccctgcttaGGCACCAGCGCGTCCACACCGGAGAgaagccgttcttctgccccgagtgcgggaagggctttacccgctcctccacactgatgacccaccggcgggtccacacgggggagaggccattcagctgccccgagtgcaggaaggacttcagtgattcctctgccctgctgaagcaccagcgagtccacactggggagaggcccttcagctgccctgagtgcgggaagaggTTTACATTTTCccgcaacttgcggaagcaccagcgggggcaccagcgctcacAACAATCAGATTCTGCCGCTGATGGTGCCATGATTCCTCCCCAGGACTGA